The window TATATATATTTAATCTTCTATCTTCCAGAGGACAGGCATGCAGGAAACTTGCTCCTCGGCTCTTCCACAGTTCAGGTCTTCCATGCATGCAAGGAAAGGGGTACAAACCTTTAGCCAGAGGGTGCAGCCTTTTGACCTGTTACTTGGAGGATGCTCTATGAGTCACTCCCTTCAATTTAGGCTGCATGGGCTGAGTGGGGCCATACCTTTCTGTAAAATGCTGGCTTACAATGAATTACAAAAAAGGGGAAGTTACAGAAATCACAGCTAATATGAAATTGCAGAGAAAAGCAGCTACTTatattatattcaattatatCCAAAATATAATTATCAGAATTATTCATCACTATCCCAGATGAATCACATTCTTGGATAACTACTGATTAGTTCTAATATCTGGGGTCATAACTAAAAAGGGATCACAGATTCCCATTCTCTTCATAAGTGGGTGCCTAATTAATCATCATCTAGTGTAGGACTCAGTAAATGAATTGTCTGCCTGGCTAGctatggaagaagagagaaaaaggtttTTCACGGGTCTTACTTGTAAGCAATGTCACAGAATTTCATCTTCTCAATGTGATAGGACTGGATATAACGGATAACTATCTGGCATTCTTCAGACTCATTGCAAGTTCTGCCTCCAGTGTGGATAATGATGACGTACTTGGCTGGCCCTGGCAGCTTGGAACAGTCAGTGTCTTGGGCTCCCCAGGATGAACGAGGGATGATGTCAGGGCATtctgaagagaggagaaaaaaatcaagaaaataaggCTAACAGGAATGAGATCAGCAGTTTATATTTCTATTGGACATGAAGactttcaaaatgctttccttaTCACTACCTAACAGGTTAGTAGGGAAAGTATTCATGATCACAACAGtcacaagcatttatatagcactttaatgttttcaATATATGTGTGTTGTAAAGGACAATTTAATTAAgcaatttaatattttcattgtttaacATCTCTTTATAGTTTTATATCCGCTGCATGTGACTCCATTAAGGAATTAGTATTTTAATGATAAGCAATGAACTCAGTTATTAATCATTTGAACAGCTGTATGTAAGAATCAGTGTGACTAAATGTGagtaaaataataagaaaaacctCCTACAGTACCTTACAAAATATCTATACAAAGGGGAGTTTTATGCATGCCTTCAGCATCCTGAAATAAATATATCCAGGAGTTTCTGAGACTGTGGAATCATGTGATCTCATTTGGCTTGAAACTACAGAATAACCTTGGCCATCCTCATTATTACCATATATGGAATGGATGGCTACCTAAGCTGCCctatagaaaagaaatatgacaAAACCTGACCTTCTCAAAGGAGGGCGCCCTGTCcccaggagaagagagaagacataCCTCCAAGAAGGTGCCTTGCTGCCAAGGGGAAACAAACCTTCAGAAGAAAGACCCCCACTAGGTGGATCCCCTCTAAATTGAATTTGTATAGTCCAGCTCATTTAGAAATACCATTCAGaagccaagcctagaaataggagttcctgggttcaaatctggtctcagatcctgggcaagtcccttaactcccattgcctagcccttgtcactcttctgccttggaaccaatacacagttttggttctaagatggaaagtaaggattttttaaaaagagaaatataagttAGCTGATAAGCTCAGGGTCTCAGACTACACTGGGGATGCCTGCAGACCACTGATTTATGGAACTTGTACATTCACAATAAAGTCATTTTTGCTCAAAAGAttatttcccaatatttttcttttataatatgtacatatataacatgCATGTTATACAGCTACATATTCCTTCTATTCTCACAAGTCTACAATAAGTAtaattatcatccttattttaaagatgggaaaaactgaggccaaatggcattaaatgatttgctgatggtcacacaactagtatctgaagtgagatttgaactaaggtcttacTGTCTCTAAACCCAGAACTACTAGCTACCCAGTTCTTGCCATAAGGGATCCCTAGCTCACAGACTTCAAGCTAGAAGGGAGCTTCAAAGTCATGAAGTTTAACTCAGTTTAACTGagacccccccacacacacacatattaagtgacctgctcagtgTCCCACAGGTAGCGAGTGGCAGAACCActattcaaatctaggtcttctaaCTCTCAGTACCCTCAGTTTACAGACTGGGAAACAGAGTCTCAGGCAAGTGGAGTGGCTTGGCCAAGATCGTGTGGTTGGCCATTGTTAGAGcagccaagattcaaatccatgACTTCTGCCTCCAAAGAGTCTTCTGAATCCTTCCACGGCACCAGTCAATATTCTACCCCATACCTGCCGTTCAGCAGGATGGGCACATCTCCAGGATGCCAGGCGGCTGGTCTCCTAAGCTAGGCATTACATGAGTTACAAAtcagttatatttttttttccagtgggagaagggaaggaagggaagaaagaagcatCTAGTCaataggtggcatagtggatggagtcaTCTTTCTGAGATGCAGACACAGATtccatatatgtaaaatgagctgaaggaaatggccaaccactccagtctttttgccaagaaaaccccaaatggagtcacaaagagtcagacattactgaaatgattgaacaacaaagtTCTATTAAGATGTTTGTGGTAAATCAGAACTTAATGCAAATTATATTTGCTATTTGGCATTAAGGAAATAAGCTGGAAAATGCATGGATCAGGAAAACTTGCGTTAAGGACactagattaagtgacttgtccagggagtatatgacactggatttgaactcaggtcttccttcttCTGGGCCTAGTGTTTTTATCCTGTTTGCACATGGGGAGTTCCCTTCCAAGATGAAATTGCAAGTCTGTACAAAAATTGCTATTTAGTATACATAGAGGAGTATATAATGCAAATGCCCACaagcttgaagtcaagaagaactgagttcaaatccaccttcaGACATTTTGTAGCTATGTGATctttgacaaatcatttaacttctgtttgcctcagtttcctcaattgtaaaatggggacaataatagtacctactgaggacagcgaggtggctcagtggatagcaagCCAGGCCTAAGGACatcaggttctgggttcaaattcggcctcaaacacttcctagctgtgttaccctagacaagtcactcagcctccattgcctagtccttaaccgctcttctgccttggaaccaatacactaatGTATTggctaatatttttattatgtacaCATTTGAAACATCACAAGTTTGTTATCACTATAGCTGTATTAAATACTTAGTAAATAAATCTAAGCGATATTGTGGATAGTATATTAAATCGGCCCGGGGATTCACAGCATATTTTGTTGTTGAAAAAAGCTCACAGAACTAAAGACACTGGATGTCATTACCCTATGccgtgttgttgttcagtcgtgtctcaCTCTATGACTCATGGCATGCCAATACTGTCTATGGAGCTTTCTTGAAAGAcactagaggggtttgccatttccttctcccctgGATTAAAGCaaagagagggtaagtgacttgcccagggtcacagaaccagtaagtgtcttaggtcacatttgaactcaggttttcctgactccaggcctggctttctgtccattgtgccacttagctgccttacgGTCTCttaattatgtaattatttaactaatatttattgaactgaatttagatcaaataaaacaaatgaaattttattgaatttattggattgaagagcagctgggtggttcagtggatagagagccagtcctagagactgaaggacctgggttcaaatctgatctcagacacttcctagctaggtgaccctgggcagttcatTAAATCCCAATTACCtggccctcactgctcttctgccttggaatgtaTGGTAACtaggaaagtaaaggtttttaaaaaaatcactgaaatcaaaagggaatggAGAGGGGAAGACTACATTgggaaatgcaaaacaaaaccaaaagatatcaattaaagttttgtcttaaaataaaaaagaaggaaaaggaatggaCTAAGTTGAGGGTTTACCTTTCTTAGACGCTCCTTTCTGGTAGCAGGCCAGGCACGACTCACTTTGGACAAAGAGTGGTTGGATGTACTTGGGCGAGAGGTAACCACTGTAGACAGCAAAAGAGATCAAGTTCTCTGCCGCAGTCAAGGCAGCAGCACTGGGAGAG is drawn from Gracilinanus agilis isolate LMUSP501 unplaced genomic scaffold, AgileGrace unplaced_scaffold7982, whole genome shotgun sequence and contains these coding sequences:
- the LOC123256663 gene encoding peptidoglycan recognition protein 4-like, whose product is NSPSAAALTAAENLISFAVYSGYLSPKYIQPLFVQSESCLACYQKGASKKECPDIIPRSSWGAQDTDCSKLPGPAKYVIIIHTGGRTCNESEECQIVIRYIQSYHIEKMKFCDIAY